The Immundisolibacter cernigliae genome has a window encoding:
- the polA gene encoding DNA polymerase I, with protein MSESPLVVLVDGSSYLFRAFHALPPLTNSQGQPTGVTYGVVNMLRRLERDYPDAHIAVVFDAKGPTFRHDAFADYKANRPPMPPELAVQIGPTLELVRALGLPLLVIDGVEADDVIGTLARRAASRGEQVLISTADKDLAQLVDGRVRLVNTMSNTVLDVAGVREKFGVPPELIADFLALTGDTVDNIPGVPKVGPKTAAKWLTDYGSLDGVIAHAGDIGGKVGENLRATLEQLPLYLDLATVRCDVPLDIDPDNLNRGAPDVDTLRRLFTELEFRSWLKELDGGSVGGQALAAADTAVLQAPAVAAAQVIDREAYETVLDEAALERWCERLAAADEFSFDLETDRLDAITAQIVGLSFAVAPGEAAYVPVGHDYPGAPEQLARDAVLARLKPLLEADTPRKIGQGFKFDCTVLARYGITPAGPAFDTMLESYVLDSTASRHDMDTLSARHLGHATITFKDVAGSGKNQLTFNQVDIETATRYAAEDADVTLRLHRHFWPQIEAAPELRRVFEQIEMPLLPVLSRIERHGVLIDAALLRTQSGELAAAMQRLEAEAHELAGHPFNLGSPLQIQQVLYEEQKLPVLGRTPTKQPSTAEDVLQELALHYPLPRVILEHRGLSKLRSTYTDKLPQQVNPATGRVHTSYHQAVASTGRLSSSDPNLQNIPVRTAEGRRIRQAFIAPPGCVLLSADYSQIELRIMAHLSGDEGLVEAFARGLDVHRATAGEIFGLAPDAVSGEQRRAAKAINFGLIYGMSAFGLAQQLGIDRGAAQRYVDQYFERYPGVRAYMDATRAAARERGYVQTVYGRRLYLPDIRAGNNQRRQYAERTAINAPMQGTAADLIKLAMIRIDRWLHDNGQPARMIMQVHDELVFELPAERAEAVRAQVTALMTADNPLTVPLEVETGVGLNWDEAH; from the coding sequence ATGTCCGAATCACCGCTCGTCGTCCTGGTGGACGGCTCGTCCTACCTGTTTCGCGCCTTCCATGCGCTGCCGCCGCTGACCAACTCCCAGGGCCAGCCGACCGGTGTCACCTACGGCGTGGTCAACATGCTGCGCCGGCTGGAGCGCGACTATCCGGACGCCCACATCGCGGTGGTGTTCGACGCCAAGGGGCCGACCTTCCGGCACGACGCGTTTGCCGACTACAAGGCCAACCGCCCGCCGATGCCGCCGGAGCTGGCGGTGCAGATCGGCCCGACGCTGGAACTGGTGCGGGCGCTCGGTCTGCCGCTGCTGGTGATCGACGGCGTGGAGGCGGACGACGTGATCGGCACCCTGGCCCGGCGCGCGGCCAGCCGCGGCGAACAGGTGCTGATCTCGACCGCCGACAAGGACCTGGCGCAGCTGGTGGATGGCCGGGTGCGGCTGGTCAACACCATGAGCAACACGGTGCTCGACGTGGCCGGCGTGCGGGAGAAATTCGGCGTGCCGCCGGAACTGATCGCCGATTTCCTGGCCCTGACCGGCGACACGGTGGACAACATCCCCGGCGTGCCCAAGGTCGGCCCCAAGACCGCCGCCAAATGGCTCACCGACTACGGCTCGCTGGATGGCGTGATCGCCCATGCCGGCGACATCGGCGGCAAGGTGGGCGAGAACCTGCGTGCCACGCTGGAGCAGTTGCCGCTGTACCTGGACCTGGCCACGGTGCGCTGCGACGTGCCGCTGGACATCGACCCGGACAACCTGAACCGCGGCGCGCCGGACGTGGACACGCTGCGCCGGCTGTTCACCGAGCTGGAGTTCAGGTCGTGGCTGAAGGAACTGGACGGCGGATCGGTGGGTGGGCAGGCGCTTGCCGCCGCGGATACGGCCGTGCTGCAGGCGCCCGCCGTTGCCGCCGCGCAGGTGATCGACCGCGAGGCCTACGAAACCGTGCTCGACGAGGCTGCGCTCGAGCGCTGGTGCGAACGCCTGGCGGCGGCCGACGAATTCAGCTTCGATCTGGAGACCGACCGCCTGGACGCCATCACGGCCCAGATCGTCGGCCTGTCGTTTGCAGTCGCGCCCGGCGAGGCGGCCTACGTGCCGGTCGGCCACGACTATCCGGGCGCGCCGGAGCAGCTTGCCCGGGACGCCGTGCTGGCGCGGTTGAAGCCGCTGCTGGAAGCCGATACGCCGCGCAAGATCGGCCAGGGTTTCAAGTTCGACTGCACGGTGCTGGCCCGCTACGGCATCACGCCGGCCGGTCCGGCCTTCGACACCATGCTCGAATCCTACGTGCTGGACAGCACCGCCAGCCGACACGACATGGACACCCTGTCCGCCAGACATCTTGGCCACGCCACCATCACCTTCAAGGACGTGGCCGGCAGCGGCAAGAACCAGCTCACTTTCAATCAGGTGGACATTGAAACCGCCACCCGCTACGCGGCCGAGGACGCCGACGTCACGCTGCGCCTGCACCGGCACTTCTGGCCGCAGATCGAGGCGGCGCCCGAGCTGCGGCGCGTGTTCGAGCAGATCGAAATGCCGCTGCTGCCGGTGCTCTCGCGCATCGAGCGCCACGGCGTGCTGATCGATGCGGCCCTGCTGCGCACGCAAAGCGGCGAGCTGGCCGCCGCCATGCAGCGCCTGGAAGCCGAGGCGCACGAGCTGGCCGGGCACCCGTTCAACCTGGGTTCGCCGCTGCAGATCCAGCAGGTGCTGTACGAGGAACAGAAACTGCCGGTGCTGGGTCGCACCCCGACCAAGCAGCCGTCCACCGCCGAGGACGTGCTGCAGGAGCTCGCCCTGCACTACCCGCTGCCGCGGGTGATCCTGGAGCACCGCGGCCTGTCCAAGCTGCGCTCTACCTACACCGACAAGCTGCCGCAACAGGTCAACCCGGCCACCGGCCGCGTGCATACCTCCTATCACCAGGCGGTGGCCTCGACCGGCCGGCTGTCGTCGTCGGATCCGAACCTGCAGAACATCCCGGTGCGTACCGCCGAGGGCCGGCGCATCCGCCAGGCCTTCATCGCGCCGCCCGGCTGCGTGCTGCTGTCGGCCGACTACTCGCAGATCGAGCTGCGCATCATGGCCCACCTGTCGGGCGATGAAGGTCTGGTCGAGGCGTTCGCACGGGGCCTGGACGTGCACCGCGCCACGGCGGGGGAAATCTTCGGCCTGGCGCCGGACGCGGTCAGCGGCGAGCAGCGGCGCGCCGCCAAGGCCATCAACTTCGGCCTCATCTACGGCATGTCGGCCTTCGGCCTGGCGCAGCAGCTGGGCATCGATCGGGGCGCCGCGCAGCGCTACGTGGACCAGTACTTCGAACGCTACCCCGGCGTGCGCGCCTACATGGACGCCACCCGCGCCGCGGCGCGCGAGCGCGGCTACGTGCAGACCGTCTACGGCCGGCGCCTGTACCTGCCGGACATCCGCGCCGGCAACAACCAGCGCCGCCAGTACGCCGAGCGCACCGCCATCAACGCGCCCATGCAGGGCACCGCCGCCGACCTGATCAAGCTGGCCATGATTCGCATCGACCGCTGGCTGCACGACAATGGCCAGCCGGCGCGCATGATCATGCAGGTGCACGACGAACTGGTGTTCGAGCTGCCGGCCGAGCGCGCCGAGGCGGTGCGGGCACAGGTCACGGCCCTGATGACCGCCGACAATCCGCTGACCGTGCCGCTGGAAGTGGAAACCGGCGTTGGCCTGAACTGGGACGAAGCCCACTGA
- a CDS encoding DUF2782 domain-containing protein, producing MQVEPRDDAPPAGSEVPPELQVAPQEGEAPSPEVTIKRQGKDTREEYSINGRVYMVKVKPAVGPAYYLVDPTGQGEFSQQINDVKNPPPVPRWVLLRW from the coding sequence TTGCAGGTCGAGCCCCGCGACGATGCCCCGCCGGCCGGCAGCGAGGTGCCGCCCGAGCTGCAGGTGGCGCCGCAGGAAGGCGAGGCGCCCTCGCCCGAGGTCACCATCAAGCGCCAGGGCAAGGACACGCGCGAGGAGTACTCGATCAACGGCCGCGTCTACATGGTCAAGGTCAAACCGGCCGTCGGCCCCGCCTATTACCTGGTCGATCCGACCGGCCAGGGCGAGTTCAGCCAGCAGATCAACGACGTCAAGAACCCGCCTCCGGTGCCGCGCTGGGTGTTGCTGCGCTGGTAA
- a CDS encoding homoserine kinase gives MSVYTRVEAAEVTAFLRDYAVGELLDLQGIADGIENTNYFVTTRGGAFVLTLFERHAEVELEYFLELMVALADHGLACPRPIMADDGSYLRRLAQRPAALVERLAGKAVTEPSVAQCAAVGEALGRIHRIGRHVHRRRSNERGPAWWRVTADALRGVLQADTMALIDAEIAFQAAFDTQHLPRGVIHADLFRDNVLFEGERLSGVIDFYAACNDILLYDLAICLNDWCVVPDGDFDDARARAFLAAYVSGRPPVAGEAAALPAMLRAAALRFWLSRLYDLHFPRAGEITHVKDPGHFERILRLRIAQPQRTAALWPA, from the coding sequence GTGTCGGTATACACCCGGGTCGAGGCGGCCGAAGTAACGGCGTTCCTGCGCGATTACGCGGTCGGTGAGCTGCTGGACCTGCAGGGCATCGCCGACGGCATCGAGAACACCAACTACTTCGTCACCACGCGCGGCGGGGCCTTCGTGCTGACGCTGTTCGAGCGCCATGCCGAGGTGGAGCTCGAATATTTCCTGGAGCTGATGGTCGCCCTGGCCGACCACGGCCTGGCCTGCCCACGGCCGATCATGGCCGACGACGGCAGTTATCTGCGCCGCCTGGCGCAGCGGCCGGCGGCGCTGGTCGAACGCCTGGCCGGCAAGGCCGTGACCGAGCCGTCGGTGGCGCAATGCGCGGCGGTCGGCGAGGCCCTGGGGCGCATCCACCGCATCGGCCGCCACGTGCACCGGCGCCGCTCCAACGAACGCGGTCCGGCCTGGTGGCGGGTGACCGCCGACGCCCTGCGCGGCGTGCTGCAGGCCGACACCATGGCGCTGATCGATGCCGAGATCGCCTTCCAGGCGGCCTTCGACACCCAGCACCTGCCCCGCGGCGTGATCCACGCCGACCTGTTTCGCGACAACGTGTTGTTCGAGGGCGAGCGCCTTTCCGGCGTGATCGACTTCTACGCCGCCTGCAACGACATCCTGCTGTACGACCTGGCCATCTGCCTGAACGACTGGTGCGTGGTGCCTGACGGCGACTTCGACGACGCCCGGGCGCGTGCCTTCCTGGCCGCCTATGTCAGCGGTCGCCCGCCCGTGGCCGGCGAGGCGGCGGCGCTGCCGGCGATGCTGCGCGCGGCGGCGCTGCGCTTCTGGCTGTCGCGCCTGTACGACCTGCATTTCCCGCGCGCCGGGGAAATCACCCACGTCAAGGATCCGGGCCACTTCGAGCGCATCCTGCGCCTGCGCATCGCGCAGCCGCAGCGCACTGCCGCGCTGTGGCCGGCCTGA
- a CDS encoding DMT family transporter — protein MTALRRALPYLWLNLACVFWAGNMVIGRALRDYLGPGLIVSVRGAMSLVVLAVLLRFLRRDDEPPLREDFWRLCFMAFSGVAGFQGVFYLGLRYTDAINAALMNAAGPLVALALAYLVLRAVVRPVQWVGALVSLAGIGVILSAGSLERLARLHFNGGDLLLLGSMVLWGAYSIAGRAVMRRRSVLSVTALTSALSLLMVAPWGLWEFATTEPRFTPWVWQALAFIAVFVGVGALLAWNTGVKAVGAAEAMAFMNMTPVYTVALSTLLLHEPMRTYQLAGAVLVVGGSLLAALGPQWLQRLRRAPATESS, from the coding sequence ATGACCGCGCTGCGCCGCGCCCTGCCCTACCTGTGGCTGAACCTGGCCTGCGTGTTCTGGGCCGGCAACATGGTGATCGGCCGCGCACTGCGCGACTACCTCGGGCCGGGGCTGATCGTAAGCGTGCGCGGCGCGATGTCGCTGGTGGTGCTGGCGGTGCTGCTGCGCTTCCTGCGCCGCGACGACGAACCGCCGCTGCGCGAGGACTTCTGGCGCCTGTGCTTCATGGCCTTCAGCGGCGTGGCCGGCTTTCAGGGCGTGTTCTACCTGGGCCTGCGCTACACGGACGCCATAAACGCCGCGCTGATGAATGCCGCAGGTCCGCTGGTGGCGCTGGCGCTGGCCTATCTGGTGCTGCGCGCGGTGGTGCGACCGGTGCAGTGGGTCGGGGCGCTGGTGTCACTGGCCGGCATCGGCGTGATCCTGTCCGCCGGCAGCCTCGAGCGGCTGGCCAGGCTGCACTTCAACGGCGGCGATCTGCTGCTGCTCGGCTCGATGGTGCTGTGGGGTGCCTACTCGATCGCCGGACGCGCGGTGATGCGCCGCCGCTCGGTGCTGTCGGTGACGGCCCTCACGTCGGCCCTGTCGCTGCTGATGGTCGCGCCCTGGGGCCTTTGGGAATTCGCCACCACCGAGCCACGCTTCACGCCGTGGGTGTGGCAGGCGCTGGCCTTCATCGCCGTGTTCGTCGGCGTCGGCGCCCTGCTGGCGTGGAACACCGGCGTCAAGGCAGTCGGCGCCGCCGAGGCCATGGCCTTCATGAACATGACCCCCGTCTACACTGTCGCCCTGTCGACCCTGCTGCTGCACGAACCGATGCGCACCTATCAGCTCGCCGGCGCGGTGCTGGTGGTCGGCGGCAGCCTGCTGGCGGCGCTTGGACCCCAGTGGCTGCAGCGCCTGCGGCGCGCGCCGGCCACCGAATCGAGTTGA
- a CDS encoding SDR family oxidoreductase, translating into MDSLYGKTLFITGASRGIGKAIALRAAEDGANIVIAAKTSEPHPRLAGTIHTAAQEIEDAGGRALPLLMDVRDADAVDAAVAQAVAHFGGIDILVNNASAISLTGTLDTPVKRFDLMMDVNLRGTWLASRACLPHLLRAENPHILVLSPPLNLEPRWLAPHPAYTTTKYGMSLCMLGLAEEFREHGVAVNALWPRTVIATAAIDLLPDVDPAACRRPEIVADAAHWILTRPSRDASGNFYIDEAVLAQAGVTDFDRYAVDPARELMMDLFLD; encoded by the coding sequence ATGGACAGCCTGTACGGAAAAACGCTCTTCATCACCGGCGCCAGCCGCGGCATCGGCAAGGCGATCGCGCTGCGCGCCGCCGAGGACGGCGCCAACATCGTCATCGCCGCCAAGACCAGCGAGCCGCACCCCAGGCTGGCGGGCACCATCCACACGGCGGCGCAGGAAATCGAGGACGCCGGCGGGCGCGCCCTGCCGCTGCTCATGGACGTGCGCGACGCGGATGCCGTGGACGCCGCCGTGGCGCAGGCCGTGGCGCACTTCGGCGGCATCGACATCCTGGTCAACAACGCCTCCGCCATCAGCCTGACCGGCACGCTGGACACGCCGGTCAAGCGCTTCGACCTGATGATGGACGTCAACCTGCGCGGCACCTGGCTGGCGTCGCGCGCCTGCCTGCCGCACCTGCTGCGGGCCGAGAACCCGCACATCCTGGTGCTGTCGCCGCCGCTGAACCTGGAGCCGCGCTGGCTGGCGCCGCACCCGGCCTACACCACCACCAAGTACGGCATGAGCCTGTGCATGCTCGGCCTGGCGGAGGAATTTCGCGAGCATGGCGTGGCCGTCAACGCCCTGTGGCCGCGCACGGTGATCGCCACCGCCGCCATCGACCTGCTGCCGGACGTCGACCCGGCCGCCTGCCGGCGACCGGAGATCGTGGCCGACGCCGCGCACTGGATCCTGACCCGGCCCAGCCGCGACGCGAGCGGCAATTTCTACATCGACGAAGCCGTGCTGGCGCAGGCCGGCGTGACCGATTTCGACCGCTACGCCGTGGACCCCGCCCGCGAGCTGATGATGGACCTGTTCCTGGACTGA
- a CDS encoding glycosyltransferase family 4 protein, with protein sequence MKKAVVFQYRLLHYRTALFDRLREACASRGIDLHLVHGQASRRESVKKDEGSLPWAHKVQNRFWELGARDLVWQPFPADLRDADLVVVMQENRILSNYPLLLGRLWSPRRVAYWGHGVNFQSDAPAGLREKWKQVILTRVDWWFAYTDMTVQIVRRAGYPQERITCLDNAIDNEAFERDLASVTDAQLQAMRVEIDAPEGAPVGLFCGSLYPDKRLDYMVAAADGIHAALPAFRLVVIGDGPSASEIRAAAETRPWLKWVGVRKGQEKAAWFKLADVVINPGLVGLHILDSFCSGTPMITTAESRHSPEIAYLRDGENGLVVHGGADRYAEAVIALFNDRARLDAIKQAALRDAQHYTLDNMVQRFADGIERCVGMRKK encoded by the coding sequence ATGAAGAAAGCCGTTGTCTTTCAATATCGACTGTTGCATTACAGGACAGCGTTGTTCGATCGCCTGCGCGAGGCCTGCGCCAGTCGAGGTATCGACCTGCATCTGGTGCATGGCCAGGCGTCGCGGCGCGAGTCAGTCAAGAAGGACGAGGGTTCGTTGCCCTGGGCGCACAAGGTGCAAAACCGTTTCTGGGAACTGGGCGCGCGCGATCTGGTGTGGCAGCCTTTCCCGGCCGATCTGCGCGATGCCGATCTGGTGGTGGTGATGCAGGAGAACCGCATTCTGTCGAACTATCCCTTGCTGCTGGGCCGGTTATGGTCGCCGCGCCGGGTGGCGTACTGGGGGCACGGGGTGAATTTCCAGAGCGACGCCCCGGCCGGCCTGCGCGAGAAGTGGAAGCAGGTGATCCTGACGCGGGTGGACTGGTGGTTTGCCTACACGGACATGACGGTGCAGATCGTGCGCCGCGCGGGATATCCGCAGGAGCGCATTACCTGCCTGGACAATGCGATCGACAACGAGGCGTTCGAGCGCGATCTGGCCAGCGTGACGGATGCGCAATTGCAGGCGATGCGGGTGGAGATCGATGCGCCGGAGGGCGCGCCAGTCGGCCTGTTTTGCGGATCGCTCTACCCGGACAAACGCCTGGACTACATGGTGGCGGCGGCAGACGGCATCCATGCCGCGCTGCCCGCGTTTCGCCTGGTGGTGATCGGCGACGGCCCCAGCGCCAGCGAAATACGGGCGGCGGCCGAGACGCGGCCATGGCTGAAGTGGGTAGGGGTGCGCAAGGGCCAGGAGAAAGCGGCCTGGTTCAAGCTGGCCGATGTCGTGATCAACCCTGGCCTGGTTGGACTGCATATTCTGGATTCATTCTGTTCGGGCACGCCGATGATCACGACGGCGGAGTCCCGGCACAGCCCGGAGATCGCCTATCTGCGGGATGGGGAGAATGGCCTGGTTGTGCATGGTGGGGCGGATCGTTATGCGGAGGCGGTGATTGCACTGTTCAACGACCGCGCCAGGCTGGATGCGATCAAGCAGGCGGCGTTGCGCGATGCGCAGCATTACACGCTGGACAATATGGTGCAGCGCTTTGCTGACGGCATTGAGCGATGTGTGGGGATGCGTAAGAAATAG
- a CDS encoding glycosyltransferase family 4 protein, which produces MYPEIGIDAPAGIQPTARQPGEPLRVLFAGRLLGWKGAHLAIRAVAQAVAQGVPVEFTLLGKGPFEPELRKVAAEAGVQDSLRWVSHMPQQELFALYRTMHCFLFPSLHDSSGNVVLEAQANGLPVICLDIGGPATLVTAETAIVVATRNRNEAGVVQGLADAIRKLVHDEQSRVAMSRAAAERVREKMSWDERANGVLPLVDKALGRDWRGTVKDL; this is translated from the coding sequence GTGTATCCCGAAATCGGCATTGATGCCCCTGCCGGCATTCAGCCCACTGCGCGGCAGCCGGGCGAGCCGCTGCGTGTTTTGTTCGCTGGCCGGCTGCTGGGCTGGAAGGGGGCGCATCTGGCGATCCGGGCCGTGGCGCAGGCGGTGGCACAAGGGGTGCCGGTCGAGTTCACGTTGCTGGGCAAGGGGCCGTTCGAGCCAGAGTTGCGCAAGGTGGCGGCTGAGGCGGGTGTGCAGGACAGCCTCCGCTGGGTGAGCCACATGCCGCAGCAGGAGCTGTTCGCGCTGTACCGGACCATGCATTGTTTCCTGTTTCCCAGCCTGCATGATTCCAGCGGCAATGTGGTGCTGGAGGCGCAGGCGAATGGGCTGCCGGTGATCTGTCTGGACATCGGTGGACCAGCGACTTTGGTGACGGCTGAAACTGCGATAGTTGTAGCGACCAGAAACCGGAATGAGGCAGGCGTGGTTCAGGGGCTTGCGGATGCGATACGGAAGCTTGTCCATGACGAGCAAAGTCGCGTGGCAATGAGCAGGGCAGCAGCAGAGCGCGTTCGAGAAAAGATGAGCTGGGATGAGCGGGCCAATGGTGTGTTGCCGCTGGTCGATAAAGCACTGGGCAGGGATTGGCGTGGCACCGTTAAGGACTTATAA
- a CDS encoding IS481 family transposase, translating into MLIALHKQARTTPHVRAQIAASDEPVAVLARRFGVTEPTIYKWKRRPDVYDRPHTAHRLQTTLTPGQEAIVVYLRRALLLPLDDLLAVTREFLCPDVSRSGLDRCLRRHGVGNLRALRPAPDKAVSKTFKTYVPGFVHVDVKYLPQMADEDRRRFLFVAIDRATRWVYVALKADKSARSARAFLSALATACPVRITRLLTDNGTEFTDRLFGSRARAPTGTHEFDRLCQELGIEHRLTPPRHPQTNGMVERFNGRIADLLRTHHFRSSEDLEQTLHRYVTLYNHHLPQKALNAQTPAQALQHWYASKPELFHRRPNNRPGRDT; encoded by the coding sequence ATGCTGATTGCACTGCACAAACAAGCCCGCACCACGCCCCACGTGCGGGCGCAGATCGCGGCCAGTGATGAGCCGGTGGCGGTGCTGGCCCGCCGCTTTGGCGTCACCGAGCCGACGATCTACAAATGGAAGCGGCGCCCGGATGTCTACGACCGGCCGCACACCGCGCACCGCCTGCAAACGACGTTGACCCCCGGCCAGGAGGCGATCGTGGTCTACCTGCGCCGGGCCCTGCTGCTGCCGCTGGACGACCTGCTGGCGGTGACGCGCGAGTTCCTGTGTCCGGACGTGTCCCGCTCCGGGCTGGACCGCTGCCTGCGCCGCCACGGCGTGGGCAACCTGCGCGCCCTGCGCCCGGCGCCGGACAAAGCGGTCAGCAAGACCTTCAAGACCTACGTGCCCGGCTTTGTGCACGTCGACGTGAAGTACCTGCCGCAGATGGCCGACGAGGACCGGCGCCGGTTCCTGTTCGTGGCCATCGATCGGGCCACCCGCTGGGTTTACGTGGCCCTGAAAGCCGACAAGAGCGCGCGCTCGGCGCGCGCCTTCCTCAGTGCCCTGGCCACGGCCTGCCCGGTGCGCATCACGCGCCTGCTCACCGACAACGGCACCGAGTTCACGGACCGGCTGTTCGGGAGCCGGGCGCGGGCCCCGACCGGGACGCATGAGTTCGATCGCCTGTGCCAGGAACTGGGCATCGAGCACCGTCTGACGCCCCCGCGCCACCCGCAGACCAATGGCATGGTCGAGCGCTTCAACGGGCGCATCGCGGACCTGCTGCGCACGCACCACTTCAGGTCCAGCGAGGACCTGGAGCAGACCCTGCACCGCTATGTCACGCTCTACAACCACCACTTGCCGCAGAAGGCACTGAACGCCCAGACTCCGGCTCAAGCGCTTCAGCACTGGTACGCTTCAAAACCGGAGCTGTTTCATCGAAGGCCAAATAATCGGCCGGGACGTGACACATAG
- a CDS encoding glycosyltransferase, protein MKILLSAFAFAPNVGSEPGVGWRWAEELGKQHEVTVITDATRRPLVEAEGVQLPPNVHVVFFRPAWLRAMPLNSTTAPLLYTLWQFGLLEFARRLQREQRFDLAIHCTYGVFRHPSFLGYLGIPFVFGPVGGGEDAPLALKRSIHGRQKIKELLRSLLNKVALFDPFLWAAYVSRPGRLFGLR, encoded by the coding sequence ATGAAAATCCTGCTTAGTGCATTTGCCTTTGCACCCAACGTCGGCAGCGAGCCCGGCGTCGGCTGGCGCTGGGCGGAAGAACTGGGCAAGCAGCATGAGGTGACGGTGATCACGGACGCGACCCGCCGCCCACTGGTCGAAGCCGAGGGCGTGCAATTGCCGCCCAATGTGCACGTCGTCTTTTTTCGCCCGGCCTGGCTGCGGGCAATGCCGCTCAATTCGACGACCGCCCCGCTGCTCTATACGTTGTGGCAATTCGGCTTGCTGGAGTTTGCGCGACGCCTGCAGCGCGAGCAACGATTTGATCTGGCCATCCATTGCACCTATGGCGTGTTTCGCCATCCGTCATTTCTGGGGTATCTGGGAATACCCTTTGTATTCGGCCCTGTGGGGGGTGGTGAAGATGCACCGCTGGCGCTCAAGCGATCAATCCACGGGCGCCAAAAGATCAAGGAACTGTTGCGCTCACTGCTCAACAAGGTGGCCTTGTTCGATCCTTTCCTGTGGGCAGCCTATGTGTCACGTCCCGGCCGATTATTTGGCCTTCGATGA
- a CDS encoding class I SAM-dependent methyltransferase: protein MDNNYEALNLTQPESEIDPFTEDRYRQFHRFLPAGTRSVLDIGCNTGRGGSVLKALDGSLKIYGLDAVRARLDRLPKDVYEEGVHGYSTKIPNEDGTYDAVVAGEFIEHIYQADVDQTLGEIFRVLKIGGRLLLTTPNPGDIKRKLRGRSILGGAHVSQHFPDTLKLKLRMAGFSRVRVYGSGKVSRYVGSRFPLLIYGSYLAMGDKF, encoded by the coding sequence ATGGATAACAATTACGAGGCGCTGAATCTGACGCAGCCGGAAAGCGAGATTGATCCGTTTACGGAAGATCGCTATCGCCAGTTTCACCGATTCCTTCCGGCAGGAACGCGCAGCGTGCTTGATATCGGCTGCAATACCGGGCGCGGCGGCAGCGTGCTCAAGGCCCTGGACGGCAGTCTTAAGATTTACGGTCTGGATGCTGTGCGCGCCCGGCTGGATCGTCTGCCAAAGGATGTGTACGAGGAAGGCGTGCATGGCTACTCCACCAAGATCCCGAACGAGGACGGAACCTACGACGCAGTGGTGGCGGGCGAGTTCATCGAGCATATCTATCAGGCCGACGTCGACCAGACGCTAGGCGAGATTTTCCGGGTGCTGAAAATAGGTGGACGACTCTTGCTGACGACGCCGAACCCCGGCGACATCAAGCGGAAACTCCGCGGGCGCAGCATTCTTGGCGGAGCACACGTATCGCAACACTTCCCCGACACACTCAAGCTCAAGTTGCGGATGGCCGGCTTTTCGCGGGTGAGGGTATACGGCAGCGGCAAGGTGTCGCGCTATGTGGGCAGCCGTTTCCCCTTGCTGATCTATGGCAGCTATCTGGCCATGGGCGACAAGTTCTGA